The following proteins are encoded in a genomic region of Dioscorea cayenensis subsp. rotundata cultivar TDr96_F1 chromosome 8, TDr96_F1_v2_PseudoChromosome.rev07_lg8_w22 25.fasta, whole genome shotgun sequence:
- the LOC120266782 gene encoding F-box protein At3g62230-like, translating into MAASSSRSNPLNVYLDDSPFTKPDVCRQLINDGRQALADGVKSRGQQAFIEYARRVLVSCEQSGINSFHLRFSNPGDYIAHANEWIRVAGRTRSVMELDLDFSDVNLHDKFPEDNDACAELVSDFYDMYTSSLDTLRLTGCNFDPTKLKEFKRLRNVTIARIAMEDEMLQELIKNCDHVEDLSLIRLTATYIIRIADEKGVLKRLTIEHCHSEETGFVEIEARNLKYFNYHGKVKLFTIEAPKVDEVAFDFSSEEKFTGDEGCLLSEVISSFVTAKEITVCSYTSQVLPHGDDPLRLPALNQMLRHLILKRVAMHPNELPGVVLLLRSYPELENLTVIMDDVKLIEGYTYPFNNRPANAAAFWDSQITTITCLNRHLKKVTVQGFKGTANELAFLKFLLRKSNVLKDMILEVARDGNIENRYHYMGLAQTLHGLNNASPDVTTTIR; encoded by the exons ATGGCTGCCTCTTCTTCTCGTTCGAACCCACTCAATGTCTACCTCGATGATAGCCCTTTTACCAAGCCGGACGTTTGCCGGCAACTTATCAATGATGGTCGTCAAGCCCTGGCTGATGGCGTCAAATCTCGTGGTCAGCAAGCCTTCATCGAATATGCTAGAAGGGTTCTAGTCTCATGTGAACAATCCGGCATCAATTCTTTTCATCTCCGGTTTTCAAATCCAGGTGACTACATAGCCCATGCAAATGAATGGATCCGAGTTGCAGGACGCACAAGGAGTGTTATGGAGCTTGATCTTGATTTCTCAGATGTCAACTTGCATGACAAGTTCCCAGAAGACAACGATGCATGTGCTGAGTTAGTCTCTGACTTTTATGATATGTATACATCTTCATTGGATACATTGAGGCTCACCGGATGCAATTTTGATCCAACTAAGCTCAAAGAATTTAAGCGTCTTCGCAATGTGACCATTGCAAGGATTGCCATGGAGGATGAAATGTTGCAAGAGTTAATCAAGAATTGTGATCACGTGGAGGACCTATCTTTGATCAGATTGACTGCAACATATATAATTCGAATCGCTGATGAAAAAGGAGTGCTCAAAAGATTGACTATAGAACACTGCCATTCTGAAGAAACCGGATTTGTTGAGATAGAGGCTAGGAACTTGAAGTACTTCAACTACCATGGCAAAGTCAAGTTATTTACCATTGAAGCCCCTAAAGTGGATGAGGTGGCATTTGATTTCTCTTCAGAAGAAAAATTCACTGGTGATGAGGGGTGTCTCCTATCAGAAGTTATCAGCTCATTTGTCACAGCGAAAGAGATCACTGTATGCAGCTATACCAGTCAG GTGTTACCTCATGGAGATGATCCACTACGCCTGCCCGCTTTAAATCAAATGCTTAGGCATTTGATACTGAAAAGGGTAGCCATGCATCCAAATGAGCTGCCTGGCGTTGTGCTCTTGCTAAGAAGTTACCCTGAATTGGAGAACCTTACTGTTATAATGGATGATGTCAAACTGATTGAA GGATATACTTATCCATTCAACAATAGACCTGCAAATGCTGCTGCTTTTTGGGACTCACAAATAACAACCATAACATGCCTGAATCGCCATCTGAAAAAGGTCACTGTGCAAGGTTTTAAAGGGACTGCTAATGAGTTAGCATTTCTGAAATTTCTGCTGAGGAAATCCAATGTTCTGAAAGATATGATTCTTGAAGTTGCTAGAGATGGCAACATTGAGAATCGTTACCACTACATGGGCCTTGCACAAACCCTGCATGGTTTGAATAATGCTTCCCCAGACGTCACAACAACTATTCGCTAG
- the LOC120266811 gene encoding pentatricopeptide repeat-containing protein At3g26782, mitochondrial-like → MNGCFAPKSLKLIHQSTAIIREALKNHNFLTSLQCGHLLQALTASKCFKKALQLHAHMITCGVLIQNTYLNTKLCAMYAASGNMPAARVIFDGIVLKSSFLWNVMVRGYACNNCSLDSLVLYLDMLSFGRRADNFTYPFVLMACGHLLLVEVGERIHGEVVVSGFESDVYVANSLVSMYSKFGQMGIARNLFDRMPQRDLTSWKTMLSGYVKNGYPDVALSLLSLLSVSDVRMDRATLVGVLPACAALGAVKQGKEIHAYILRSSLEFDGFLANALIDVYVNSNFVIGARRLFERMSERDIISWNALISGCARHGDPMECLSLFCLMNSEGLLVADVITLIAVLGACDRTSALQFGRITHAYLIKRGFDKEIIVGTALIDMYAKCGSLACSCHAFDEMESKNLISWSAMVSGYGLHGKGKEAISCFTEMKLKGLRPDRVAFTSVLSACSHCGLVNEGKELFNQMSDENSIKPSIEHYSCMVDLLGRAGQLDEAYKLIMDMDIRPNADVWAALLSACHTHRNVELAEIAALHVCHLNPKRISPYVTLSNIYAVENRWTDVDRVRKAARRNGLRKPPGYSFVELNTEIHRFMVGDKSHPQSKSIYTMLNEIRRQLKETGYTPDTSSVFYDVADDAKEDLLWDHSEREIVVRDARRFHHFQNGSCSCGDYW, encoded by the exons ATGAATGGCTGTTTTGCACCCAAATCTCTCAAACTCATTCACCAATCCACCGCCATCATTAGAGAAGCCCTTAAAAACCACAACTTTCTCACCTCCCTCCAATGCGGGCACCTCTTGCAAGCCCTGACAGCCTCCAAGTGCTTCAAGAAAGCATTGCAGCTCCATGCCCACATGATCACTTGTGGTGTTCTCATCCAGAACACCTACTTAAACACCAAGCTTTGTGCCATGTATGCAGCTTCTGGGAACATGCCTGCAGCCAGAGTGATCTTTGATGGCATTGTGTTAAAGAGCTCGTTTTTGTGGAATGTGATGGTTCGTGGATATGCTTGCAATAATTGTTCTCTTGATTCTCTTGTTTTGTATCTAGATATGCTTAGCTTTGGCAGAAGGGCTGATAATTTCACTTACCCGTTTGTTCTTATGGCGTGTGGACATCTTTTGCTTGTTGAGGTTGGTGAGAGGATTCATGGAGAGGTGGTGGTTAGTGGGTTTGAATCGGATGTTTATGTGGCCAATTCACTTGTTTCGATGTACTCGAAGTTTGGTCAAATGGGGATTGCTCGGAACCTGTTTGATAGAATGCCTCAACGAGACTTGACTTCTTGGAAAACAATGTTATCTGGTTATGTAAAGAATGGTTATCCGGATGTGGCTCTTTCATTACTCTCTTTATTGAGTGTGAGTGATGTGAGAATGGATCGCGCAACACTTGTTGGTGTGCTGCCTGCTTGCGCTGCTTTGGGTGCAGTGAAACAAGGGAAGGAAATCCATGCTTATATTCTGAGAAGCAGTCTGGAATTCGATGGGTTTTTGGCAAATGCTTTGATTGATGTCTATGTTAACTCTAACTTTGTGATCGGTGCTAGACGATTATTTGAGAGGATGAGTGAGAGGGATATCATTTCCTGGAATGCCTTGATATCTGGTTGCGCTCGCCACGGTGATCCAATGGAATGCTTGAGTCTTTTCTGTCTGATGAACTCTGAGGGTTTGCTGGTCGCAGATGTAATCACACTCATTGCAGTTCTCGGTGCATGTGATCGAACATCTGCCTTGCAATTTGGGAGGATCACTCATGCTTATCTCATCAAAAGGGGTTTTGACAAGGAGATCATTGTGGGGACTGCATTGATAGATATGTATGCCAAGTGCGGGAGTTTAGCTTGTTCTTGCCATGCTTTTGATGAGATGGAATCAAAGAATTTGATATCATGGAGTGCCATGGTTTCTGGATATGGACTTCATGGGAAAGGAAAGGAGGCTATATCTTGTTTTACCGAAATGAAGTTAAAAGGATTAAGACCGGACAGGGTTGCATTCACCTCTGTTTTATCTGCTTGCAGTCATTGCGGATTAGTTAATGAAGGCAAGGAGCTCTTCAACCAGATGTCCGATGAAAACTCGATAAAGCCTAGCATAGAGCATTACTCATGTATGGTGGACCTTTTAGGTAGAGCTGGTCAATTAGATGAAGCATACAAGCTCATCATGGACATGGACATAAGACCTAATGCTGATGTCTGGGCTGCTCTTCTTTCTGCATGCCATACCCATAGGAATGTCGAGCTAGCAGAAATTGCAGCATTGCATGTTTGCCATCTTAATCCAAAGAGAATTAGTCCTTATGTAACTCTATCCAACATCTATGCAGTTGAGAACCGATGGACTGATGTCGATAGAGTCCGGAAAGCAGCAAGGCGAAATGGTCTGCGAAAACCACCGGGCTACAGTTTTGTGGAATTAAACACAGAAATTCATAGGTTTATGGTTGGAGATAAATCCCATCCACAGTCCAAGTCTATCTACACCATGCTAAATGAAATACGCAGACAGTTAAAGGAAACAGGTTATACTCCAGATACAAGTTCTGTATTCTATGATGTTGCAGATGATGCAAAGGAAGACTTGCTCTGGGATCACAGCGAAAG AGAAATTGTTGTCAGAGATGCTCGGAGGTTTCACCACTTCCAGAATGGCTCTTGTTCTTGTGGTGATTATTGGTGA
- the LOC120266815 gene encoding 22.3 kDa class VI heat shock protein — MAPRRVLEVRSGDQDTQKWRVPLREDVFESFIAHAGDTAHKVFADGSLFNPFLFRKFFDPADAFPLWEFDSEVLLKAVRTASNSSVDWQETDTEYILRAELPSTKKCEVEIAGEKGKVVEISGQWRGRESESMDWKAGRWWEHGYVRCIELPEDANWKKIEAYIDDENLLQIKIPKNNSDSNALQTSAVEPKESEFV, encoded by the exons ATGGCTCCAAGAAGAGTGCTTGAAGTCCGGTCAGGAGATCAAGACACACAAAAATGGCGAGTGCCTCTGCGAGAAGATGTGTTTGAGTCGTTCATAGCCCATGCAGGGGACACTGCTCACAAGGTCTTTGCTGATGGATCGCTTTTCAATCCTTTCCTCTTCCGCAAGTTCTTCGACCCTGCTGATGCTTTCCCTTTGTGGGAGTTTGATTCCGAAGTCCTCCTCAAAGCAGTTCGGACTGCCTCTAATTCAAGTGTTGATTGGCAGGAAACAGATACAGAGTATATCTTGAGAGCTGAACTTCCAA GTACAAAGAAATGTGAGGTTGAGATCGCTGGTGAAAAGGGAAAGGTTGTTGAGATAAGTGGGCAATGGAGGGGCAGAGAATCTGAATCAATGGATTGGAAAGCAGGCCGCTGGTGGGAGCATGGATATGTTAGATGTATCGAGCTGCCAGAGGATGCGAattggaagaagatagaggcaTACATTGATGATGAGAACCTTCTTCAGATAAAAATACCAAAGAATAATTCAGACTCTAATGCTCTTCAAACCAGTGCTGTGGAGCCTAAGGAATCTGAATTTGTATGA
- the LOC120266812 gene encoding LOW QUALITY PROTEIN: oxygen-evolving enhancer protein 3, chloroplastic-like (The sequence of the model RefSeq protein was modified relative to this genomic sequence to represent the inferred CDS: deleted 1 base in 1 codon): MAQAMASMAGLRGSTQGVLEGSLQLSGSSRLISPSGSRVALNKPGFAVRAQQAEGDAGSQSSRRAVLGLVAAGLAGGSFVNAVLADVKSIKLGPAPPPSGGLPGTLNSDEPRDLDLPLKERFFIQPIPPAEAVKRAIVSAKEILGVKEYIAKKKWPYVMNDLRLRASYLRYDLNTIISAKPKDEKKTLKDLSGKLFDSIAELDHAAKIKSTAEAEKYYAKTVAALDDVLKKLG, translated from the exons ATGGCGCAAGCTATGGCTTCAATGGCTGGACTTCGTGGCTCCACTCAGGGAGTTTTGGAAGGGAGTCTTCAGCTCAGCGGCTCCAGCCGGCTCATCTCGCCGAGCGGCAGCAGAGTGGCTCTCAACAAACCAGGGTTCGCCGTCAGAGCCCAGCAAGCCGAAGGTGACGCCGGGAGCCAGAGCAGCCGCCGGGCGGTGCTCGGGCTGGTTGCTGCCGGGCTCGCCGGAGGATCATTCGTGAACGCCGTGCTCGCTGACGTCAAATCTATCAAGCTCGGCCCGGCGCCACCGCCGTCCGGTGGTCTCC CTGGGACGCTGAACTCCGACGAGCCAAGAGACCTGGACCTTCCATTGAAGGAGAGGTTCTTCATACAACCAATCCCTCCCGCGGAGGCAGTCAAAAGAGCCATAGTGTCAGCTAAGGAAATCTTGGGTGTTAAAGAATATATTGCCAAGAAG AAATGGCCTTATGTCATGAACGACCTTCGCCTCAGGGCTTCATACCTTCGATATGATCTGAACACCATCATCTCTGCAAAGCCTAAGGATGAGAAGAAAACCCTCAAGGATCTCTCTGGGAAGCTTTTTGATTCTATTGCTGAA CTTGATCATGCTGCAAAGATTAAGAGCACCGCGGAAGCTGAGAAGTACTATGCAAAGACTGTGGCCGCCCTTGATGATGTCCTTAAAAAGCTTGGCTAG